From a region of the Macadamia integrifolia cultivar HAES 741 unplaced genomic scaffold, SCU_Mint_v3 scaffold3475, whole genome shotgun sequence genome:
- the LOC122068161 gene encoding disease resistance protein Roq1-like has translation MGLGGIGKTTIVNVVSNEISRHFEGCSFLENVRDTSLITLQNQLLSEILKGVRFSITNKGKGINMIKERLSKKKVLVILDDVDKNSEDALVGKCDWFYLGSRIIITTRNKQILHHHGVDEIYEPPKMDAKQSLQLFSRCAFKIDEIPEDYLDLPKNITKEIGGLPLALEVIDSSLFGMEKSFWQDTLEMLQNHILDAEILIKLKISFDGLTY, from the coding sequence ATGGGGCTAGGTGGGATTGGCAAGACAACCATTGTCAATGTTGTCTCCAATGAAATCTCACGTCACTTTGAGGGATGTAGTTTTCTGGAAAATGTTCGAGATACTTCACTTATCACTTTGCAAAATCAACTTCTCTCGGAAATATTGAAAGGAGTAAGATTCAGCATCACTAATAAAGGCAAAGGAATTAATATGATCAAAGAAAGACTTAGCAAGAAGAAAGTTCTTGttattcttgatgatgtggataaAAATTCTGAAGATGCATTAGTTGGGAAGTGTGATTGGTTTTATTTGGGAAGTAGGATTATAATCACAACAAGAAACAAGCAGATCTTACATCATCATGGAGTGGATGAGATATATGAGCCCCCTAAAATGGATGCAAAAcaatctcttcaactattttcCAGGTGTGCCTTCAAAATAGACGAAATACCTGAGGACTATCTAGATCTCCCCAAAAACATCACTAAGGAAATTGGAGGGCTTCCCTTAGCTCTTGAGGTTATAGATTCGTCTTTATTTGGCATGGAAAAATCATTTTGGCAAGACACACTAGAGATGTTGCAAAATCATATTCTTGATGCTGAAATTTTGATAAAGTTGAAAATAAGTTTTGATGGATTAACGTATTGA